A stretch of the Filimonas lacunae genome encodes the following:
- a CDS encoding phosphatidate cytidylyltransferase, whose translation MAFNVQTFKTRALTAVVFAVVMLAGLFLNQWSFFILFSIIHVGCWLEYQKLLGLIDADYQQINPFHKYGVILLGWGFMLWMASAQWQIGSITLHEGGWWLLLIMAIVLPITEVLFSKQFQLKNIGYSLLGLAYVSLSWGFMIDLYSMGASYAGVLSGANIGWLFPVILIASIWINDTMAYIVGSFIGKTPFSSISPKKTWEGTIGGAILAVATVTLVGYFVANLRDVQSLLVISGIAAVIGTAGDLLESKLKRMAGVKDSGSFMPGHGGFLDRFDSLLLATPFVWLYLKLFL comes from the coding sequence ATGGCTTTTAACGTGCAGACCTTTAAAACAAGGGCATTAACAGCAGTAGTGTTTGCTGTAGTAATGCTGGCTGGTCTATTCCTGAATCAATGGTCGTTTTTTATTCTATTTTCCATTATCCATGTGGGCTGCTGGCTCGAATATCAAAAATTATTAGGGTTGATTGATGCTGATTATCAGCAGATCAACCCTTTTCATAAGTATGGCGTTATATTGTTGGGCTGGGGATTTATGTTATGGATGGCGAGTGCGCAATGGCAAATTGGTAGCATAACGTTACATGAAGGGGGCTGGTGGCTTTTGCTTATTATGGCAATAGTACTGCCTATTACAGAAGTATTGTTTAGCAAGCAGTTTCAGTTAAAAAACATTGGCTACTCTTTATTGGGGCTGGCATACGTTTCTTTAAGCTGGGGCTTTATGATAGATCTGTACAGTATGGGGGCTTCTTACGCTGGAGTACTATCAGGTGCTAATATCGGCTGGCTTTTCCCGGTGATTTTAATCGCTTCTATCTGGATTAACGATACCATGGCTTACATCGTGGGTTCTTTTATAGGTAAAACTCCTTTTTCATCCATTTCACCCAAGAAAACCTGGGAGGGTACTATTGGTGGGGCTATCCTGGCGGTTGCTACCGTTACATTAGTGGGTTATTTTGTAGCCAATTTAAGGGATGTGCAGTCTTTACTGGTGATTTCGGGTATAGCTGCTGTAATAGGTACGGCCGGAGATTTACTGGAAAGTAAGTTGAAAAGGATGGCAGGTGTAAAAGATAGCGGCAGTTTTATGCCGGGCCATGGCGGTTTTTTAGACCGTTTTGACTCGCTGTTGCTGGCTACGCCTTTCGTGTGGCTGTATTTAAAACTGTTTCTATAG